One segment of Rubripirellula amarantea DNA contains the following:
- a CDS encoding beta-ketoacyl synthase N-terminal-like domain-containing protein: MSARNVFITGLGIVSSIGIGKEAFFEGLLEKRSGVTSLADRTDEGAVPRKQDLDPKNPAAGLWIGAPILDFDAKLYVTPRKALKVMCREIQTSFAASQLSIKDAGVADHFPLSDDSDLDRSDVGTVFGSEMFYGPPSEMQDAFLACNDEQGEFDASLFGGAAMKKVLPLWMLKYLPNMPACHVGISLGAHGPNNSLVLGDVSGPAAMMEAQSCLQRNIAKLMLTGSVGTRINTTRMNYRGDLPIAETFSPVELASRPYDPTSRGVVGGEAAVTFVLETQSQLDARDAKPLARISALVSRFVASPAMKNGIRSTASSVEAGRGSAKAIELAIQDALAQANLNASDIGAVISQACGDVSIDACEAQAIRSTLPDCPITAPIAALGHTGAAAGSVNIAVGLLTLGHKKIPPTIQSSDRKRTLPLLENARSLDQPHVMCLSHTSEGSATAVILSSS; encoded by the coding sequence ATGTCCGCCCGAAACGTCTTCATCACCGGACTCGGCATCGTTTCGTCGATTGGTATTGGCAAAGAAGCCTTCTTCGAAGGCTTGCTCGAGAAACGATCAGGAGTCACTTCGTTGGCTGATCGCACGGACGAAGGTGCCGTTCCCAGAAAGCAGGACTTAGACCCGAAGAATCCTGCCGCTGGCCTCTGGATTGGGGCACCAATTTTGGATTTTGATGCCAAGCTTTACGTGACCCCGCGGAAAGCGTTAAAGGTCATGTGCCGAGAAATCCAAACCTCGTTTGCTGCTTCGCAATTGTCGATCAAGGATGCGGGCGTTGCAGATCATTTTCCATTGTCCGACGACTCAGACCTCGATCGTAGCGATGTCGGCACGGTCTTCGGTAGCGAGATGTTCTATGGACCGCCATCGGAAATGCAAGACGCGTTCCTAGCGTGCAACGACGAACAAGGCGAGTTCGACGCTTCACTCTTCGGCGGGGCAGCGATGAAGAAGGTCCTGCCTCTTTGGATGCTCAAGTACCTGCCCAATATGCCGGCGTGCCACGTTGGTATCTCGCTTGGCGCCCATGGCCCCAATAACTCGCTTGTCTTGGGTGACGTGTCCGGCCCTGCGGCGATGATGGAAGCTCAATCTTGTTTGCAACGAAACATCGCAAAGCTGATGCTTACTGGATCGGTGGGAACGCGGATCAATACCACACGGATGAACTACCGTGGCGACTTACCGATCGCTGAAACCTTTTCCCCAGTTGAATTGGCATCACGCCCCTATGACCCAACGTCGCGTGGCGTTGTCGGCGGCGAAGCGGCGGTCACCTTTGTGCTTGAAACGCAATCGCAGCTAGACGCTCGCGATGCCAAACCTCTTGCTAGAATCTCAGCACTTGTTTCTCGATTTGTTGCTTCGCCTGCTATGAAAAACGGCATTCGGTCCACCGCATCGTCCGTCGAGGCGGGGCGGGGCAGTGCCAAGGCCATTGAACTAGCGATCCAAGACGCGCTTGCCCAAGCGAATCTTAACGCTTCGGATATTGGCGCTGTCATCAGCCAAGCGTGCGGCGACGTTTCGATTGACGCGTGCGAAGCTCAGGCCATCCGCTCGACGCTGCCGGATTGTCCAATCACCGCACCAATTGCTGCCTTGGGACACACCGGTGCGGCCGCCGGAAGCGTGAACATTGCGGTGGGGCTGCTCACACTTGGCCACAAGAAGATTCCTCCGACAATTCAATCGTCTGATCGCAAGCGTACGTTGCCACTTCTGGAAAACGCTCGCTCGCTTGATCAGCCGCACGTGATGTGCCTTTCCCATACCTCCGAAGGCTCGGCGACTGCGGTAATACTTTCTTCTTCGTAA
- a CDS encoding sensor histidine kinase: protein MNDKTVDPAFTKTVLQRAIHDLRAPLRHVLMHCEIFAEETAAIELNPEAEKAIEDIQLAVQRSQSVLAGLTKLVQHCWDEPTREATDIRMLIAGVWQSLEDVSPPDAKLSFSGEWPSLWIDEQQIGSVFTELFGNSIRYRDEKQTLDIKVACSQKLPSAVTISLSDNGLGVNPKYANQLTAPFGVLPQSDVKVGPGVGLALAQRIIERHGGSLAILAARGHGLAIEVNLPTGPAG from the coding sequence ATGAATGATAAAACCGTTGATCCCGCCTTTACGAAGACCGTGTTGCAGCGGGCTATCCATGACCTTCGAGCTCCTCTTCGTCATGTCTTGATGCATTGTGAGATTTTCGCCGAAGAAACGGCTGCAATCGAACTCAATCCAGAGGCCGAGAAAGCCATTGAGGATATCCAACTTGCCGTCCAGCGTAGTCAATCGGTCCTCGCGGGACTCACAAAACTAGTACAGCATTGCTGGGATGAACCCACACGAGAAGCAACCGACATTCGAATGCTGATCGCCGGCGTTTGGCAGTCGCTTGAGGATGTCAGTCCGCCCGATGCGAAGCTCTCGTTCAGCGGCGAATGGCCTTCGCTTTGGATAGACGAGCAACAGATTGGTTCGGTGTTCACCGAACTTTTCGGAAACTCAATTCGCTATCGAGACGAAAAGCAAACGCTGGACATCAAGGTAGCTTGTTCCCAAAAGCTGCCTTCTGCCGTGACCATATCGCTAAGCGACAATGGTCTGGGAGTGAACCCGAAGTATGCGAACCAGTTAACCGCTCCTTTTGGCGTGTTGCCGCAGAGCGATGTGAAAGTAGGTCCGGGTGTGGGATTGGCACTGGCTCAACGCATCATCGAGCGGCACGGCGGATCGCTAGCGATTCTAGCCGCCCGAGGTCATGGGCTTGCGATCGAGGTGAATCTGCCAACCGGTCCAGCAGGTTAG
- a CDS encoding DUF932 domain-containing protein gives MNALTNASRTTFTYGYATVADLKVREVKRSESGKIRLEELEIDGTPVQASRRFWRSFFSRFKIAENVFRYFTAEEVFSRIHQQNHDDSYRFCIAETMSEGQVTSRKLLAVTNPNRPVIRYNEIIDLVEQHSGHEVRYHDGLVTSTHMPQGRTREFQIGGDHFRDRFCLETPIDGYGHPRLFLSMLRLICSNGMVGYSRAFRSDIPIGKEMNHCITRALHSFDNGDGYAALRQRFESAQNSWASVHECLQFGALLDKLSREGQLTQYGLLSSFRTVAGDLGELYGLANIEALSDKRRRILPSQTRVYDVLNFASEVATHHAKAEGANRIQAFLGSLISEEYDLEGTAEDAAEFDDFFVDSSDEIVRQSLN, from the coding sequence ATGAATGCTTTGACAAACGCTAGCCGTACCACGTTCACCTACGGCTATGCCACGGTTGCCGATCTTAAGGTTCGTGAAGTGAAGCGATCCGAAAGCGGAAAAATCAGATTGGAAGAACTTGAGATCGACGGAACGCCTGTTCAAGCAAGTCGTCGGTTTTGGCGTTCGTTCTTTTCTCGCTTTAAGATCGCAGAAAACGTGTTTCGATATTTTACAGCCGAGGAAGTGTTTTCGAGAATTCATCAGCAGAACCACGATGATTCGTATCGCTTCTGCATCGCGGAAACGATGAGCGAGGGGCAAGTAACTTCCAGGAAATTATTGGCCGTTACCAACCCCAATCGACCGGTGATTCGATACAACGAAATCATCGACTTGGTTGAACAACATAGCGGTCATGAGGTTCGCTACCACGATGGATTAGTCACCAGCACTCACATGCCTCAAGGCAGGACACGTGAGTTCCAAATTGGCGGCGACCACTTTCGAGACCGGTTTTGTTTAGAGACGCCGATCGATGGATACGGTCATCCGCGGTTATTCCTGTCCATGCTGCGGCTGATCTGTAGTAACGGGATGGTGGGTTACTCGCGTGCGTTTCGTAGCGACATCCCGATCGGCAAAGAGATGAATCACTGTATCACCCGCGCGCTGCATTCGTTCGACAATGGCGACGGGTATGCCGCACTACGTCAGCGTTTCGAATCAGCGCAGAATTCTTGGGCTTCCGTGCATGAATGCTTGCAGTTCGGAGCCCTACTCGACAAACTGTCGCGAGAAGGCCAGTTGACTCAGTATGGTCTGTTAAGCAGTTTTCGCACCGTGGCGGGAGACCTTGGTGAACTCTACGGCCTCGCGAATATTGAGGCACTCAGCGATAAGCGACGTCGCATTTTGCCGAGCCAGACGCGGGTCTACGATGTGCTCAATTTCGCTAGTGAGGTTGCGACTCACCACGCCAAGGCTGAGGGAGCAAACCGCATCCAAGCGTTTCTCGGATCACTCATTTCAGAAGAGTATGATCTAGAGGGAACAGCAGAGGATGCGGCGGAGTTTGACGATTTCTTTGTCGATAGCAGTGACGAGATTGTTCGACAAAGTTTGAACTAA
- a CDS encoding L-threonylcarbamoyladenylate synthase, whose protein sequence is MRRNKITTPTFEAIQRAAVLLADGQLVAIPTETVYGLAANALDELAVKRIFAAKGRPATNPLIVHLADVTQLAWVTDPNLDPIVTQRINKLSQFWPGPLTLVLPRNAAVPDIVTAGLDTVAVRIPSHEVARQLIHACGFPLAAPSANRSNYVSPTLAIHVIEGLGDEVEMVLDGGPCGHGLESTIVKLDGQNVTMLRPGVITRDQIANCLGTDVLVHSHDHGNTSLLAPGMMREHYSPTTPIRFVDEIALADLPPRCGRIAFAPLATDSSDREQLLHPFIRMEVLSPTGDLSEVARELFGAIRRLDHENLDLLLVDRCEPTGVGEAIMDRLTRATAKSSRS, encoded by the coding sequence ATGCGTCGCAACAAAATTACGACTCCCACTTTCGAGGCAATTCAAAGAGCTGCCGTGTTGCTCGCTGATGGTCAATTAGTTGCCATCCCCACTGAGACAGTTTACGGGTTGGCTGCGAACGCCCTCGATGAGTTGGCCGTCAAACGAATCTTCGCAGCGAAGGGTCGACCCGCAACAAATCCATTGATCGTTCATTTAGCGGATGTGACGCAGTTGGCCTGGGTCACGGATCCCAATTTGGATCCGATCGTTACCCAGCGCATTAATAAGTTGTCACAATTTTGGCCCGGGCCGCTCACGCTCGTTCTGCCTCGAAATGCCGCTGTTCCCGACATCGTCACAGCAGGACTCGACACGGTTGCGGTACGAATACCTAGCCACGAAGTTGCGCGTCAATTGATTCATGCTTGCGGATTTCCGTTGGCGGCACCTAGCGCAAATCGTTCTAACTATGTCAGCCCGACTTTGGCCATTCATGTCATTGAAGGACTGGGTGACGAAGTGGAAATGGTACTCGATGGTGGACCTTGCGGTCACGGATTGGAATCGACCATTGTTAAGCTTGATGGTCAAAACGTTACGATGCTACGGCCCGGCGTGATCACTCGCGATCAGATTGCGAATTGCCTCGGGACAGATGTGCTGGTCCACTCGCACGACCACGGAAATACCTCGCTATTGGCTCCTGGTATGATGCGAGAACACTACTCGCCTACGACCCCAATTCGATTCGTTGATGAGATCGCCCTCGCCGATTTGCCACCAAGGTGCGGACGAATTGCATTTGCCCCGTTAGCAACCGATAGCTCCGATCGAGAACAGCTACTGCACCCGTTCATCCGAATGGAGGTGCTGTCGCCAACAGGTGATTTGAGTGAAGTAGCACGTGAGTTGTTCGGGGCGATACGTCGACTTGACCATGAGAATTTGGATCTGCTTCTTGTTGATCGTTGCGAACCGACGGGAGTTGGCGAAGCGATAATGGACCGACTGACCCGCGCGACGGCGAAATCTTCTCGATCTTGA
- a CDS encoding DEAD/DEAH box helicase, producing MNHSGIMFRPDRLQNLAPGLGGTLDAFLKVCQVQPRPYQSCIISEVLQQFGQTGRLPNERPLSSVLIESPTGSGKTVMGLASAAMIQQLTGARVGWVAMRRNLLAQAQAENVARRFGVRMELISMFDKDPPMVDLLIVDEAQHDAATSMANLHSKIQPTWTLGLSATPFRSDRVKLCFDHVIRDAGIAMLIADGYLSAYDHYTIDQYSPESVGKLLIDEPCKWGKSLVFFHRREQCLGLQQILSDAGIKSEVVMATSDRDRQLDDFAAGRIEILINMAILTEGFDCPELKTVFCRPSGKGCTIQMAGRVLRTCRDVPRKQVVQCKSTAHPMMRTAKPREQYLWTDAGWRSIQTNANLDAMTMVARRRVARADVALPSVVAMHRGRRSAFWQRDAS from the coding sequence ATGAATCATTCAGGCATCATGTTTCGTCCAGACCGGCTGCAGAATTTGGCTCCTGGTCTAGGCGGGACCTTGGACGCGTTTCTAAAGGTTTGCCAAGTTCAACCGCGTCCATATCAAAGCTGCATCATCAGTGAAGTGCTGCAGCAATTTGGCCAAACCGGACGCCTGCCCAACGAACGTCCTCTCTCGAGCGTGTTGATTGAAAGTCCTACTGGCAGCGGCAAGACGGTGATGGGGTTGGCTTCCGCTGCGATGATTCAGCAGCTCACCGGTGCTCGCGTTGGTTGGGTTGCGATGCGACGTAACTTGTTGGCTCAAGCGCAGGCAGAGAACGTCGCACGGCGGTTCGGTGTGCGGATGGAGCTGATCAGCATGTTCGACAAGGATCCTCCGATGGTGGACTTGCTAATTGTCGATGAGGCTCAGCATGACGCAGCAACCAGCATGGCGAATTTGCATAGCAAGATCCAACCCACTTGGACCCTAGGGCTTTCAGCCACGCCTTTTCGCAGTGACCGCGTCAAGCTCTGCTTTGACCATGTCATCCGCGACGCCGGAATCGCGATGTTGATCGCCGATGGTTACCTAAGTGCCTATGATCACTACACGATCGATCAATACAGTCCCGAAAGTGTTGGGAAATTACTCATCGACGAGCCTTGCAAATGGGGTAAGTCGTTAGTGTTCTTTCATCGTCGAGAGCAGTGCCTTGGATTGCAACAAATCCTGAGCGATGCCGGTATCAAATCGGAAGTTGTCATGGCAACTTCCGATCGCGACCGACAACTTGACGACTTCGCCGCCGGTCGAATTGAAATCTTGATCAACATGGCGATCTTGACCGAAGGTTTCGATTGCCCCGAGTTGAAGACCGTATTCTGCCGTCCAAGCGGCAAGGGATGCACGATCCAGATGGCTGGTCGAGTACTACGGACGTGCCGCGATGTACCTCGCAAACAAGTCGTGCAATGCAAAAGCACAGCTCATCCGATGATGCGAACTGCGAAACCGCGTGAACAGTACCTTTGGACGGACGCAGGTTGGCGAAGCATTCAAACCAATGCAAATCTGGACGCCATGACGATGGTTGCTCGTCGACGGGTCGCCAGGGCTGATGTGGCGTTACCAAGCGTGGTTGCCATGCACCGCGGGCGTCGAAGTGCGTTCTGGCAACGTGACGCTTCCTGA
- a CDS encoding c-type cytochrome domain-containing protein, translating into MKLFARLFVLLIVSSTLIAEDAVSLSDRKKVLDINRAVAKAGQDYASGKLEECADEIRSATQLINMVAEQSPSLMDQLQPAIKRIEKARELLESKGIVIEPIADRENVTDADPSMASNRRAKSSKRPAKRPEKPTGPEVFMTDDPLSFTKVVAPILANRCGQCHVAGAKGGFQMLSYAGLMKGPPEGVVIMPGDNIGSRLIETIETGDMPRGSGEVPATELATLKAWVAAGAKFDGADPNAPLVSSASVSNQPSPAMSVTRASGNETVSFAKDIAGLLVNNCSGCHIDAMQIRGGLRMDNFAGLLRGGDSGSVIEPGKGSDSLFVKKLRGLEGDRMPAGGRPALAEKDIQLIAKWIDEGATFDGSSETQSLPVMHQLAWASSASPEEVASKRADLAKEAWALANGSGKQINEAKSDEFLVLGTGSQATLDLVSTIVQRQLKVVDSVMPAKGDGTYYRGRATVFVFPRRYDYSEFAKMVEQRSIPTGWTSHWSYDGINAYVAVVVGENDDEATIESRLLAPLTSLAVATQGSDLPRWLAEGVGVVTAMRKAKLSRDDRRKIEMETQQAVMSAENAKQFLEGKMSPEQSDRVGAAIATTLLDRTQRKKYDQLLRQLSENAPFDVAFTQAFGVTVEGYVEAWFQYARK; encoded by the coding sequence ATGAAACTCTTTGCTCGCCTTTTCGTTCTGCTGATCGTGTCCTCGACCTTAATTGCCGAGGACGCTGTTTCGCTGTCGGATCGCAAAAAAGTGCTCGACATCAATCGCGCTGTGGCAAAAGCAGGCCAAGACTATGCCTCTGGCAAGCTCGAAGAATGTGCAGACGAAATACGCTCGGCAACCCAATTAATAAACATGGTCGCTGAACAGTCACCGAGCTTGATGGATCAACTCCAGCCTGCGATCAAGCGAATTGAAAAAGCTCGTGAGCTGCTTGAATCCAAAGGCATTGTCATTGAACCCATCGCCGATCGAGAAAATGTTACCGACGCCGATCCTAGCATGGCTTCCAATCGTCGGGCGAAGTCGTCGAAACGACCTGCGAAACGACCTGAGAAGCCAACTGGCCCAGAAGTCTTTATGACCGATGATCCGCTTAGCTTTACCAAGGTTGTTGCTCCCATTCTTGCGAACCGATGTGGACAGTGCCATGTCGCGGGAGCCAAGGGTGGATTCCAAATGCTGTCTTACGCTGGTTTGATGAAGGGGCCTCCGGAAGGTGTCGTGATCATGCCAGGTGACAATATAGGCAGCCGATTGATCGAGACCATCGAGACGGGTGACATGCCTCGTGGATCGGGCGAGGTTCCTGCGACAGAGTTGGCGACGTTGAAAGCGTGGGTGGCAGCCGGAGCAAAATTTGATGGGGCTGATCCCAATGCACCGCTGGTTTCATCCGCATCTGTATCAAACCAGCCATCGCCAGCCATGAGCGTGACTCGTGCATCCGGTAACGAAACAGTTAGCTTCGCCAAGGACATCGCGGGTCTCTTGGTCAATAACTGTTCCGGTTGCCACATTGATGCGATGCAGATTCGTGGGGGTTTGCGGATGGACAACTTCGCTGGGTTATTAAGAGGTGGCGATAGCGGATCAGTGATCGAGCCGGGCAAGGGATCTGACAGTTTGTTCGTGAAAAAACTTCGAGGCTTGGAAGGAGACCGGATGCCTGCGGGCGGTCGCCCTGCCCTGGCCGAGAAAGATATCCAGTTGATCGCCAAATGGATCGATGAAGGGGCGACGTTTGACGGCAGCAGCGAAACTCAGTCGCTACCAGTGATGCATCAATTGGCATGGGCATCATCGGCGTCGCCCGAAGAGGTAGCTTCCAAGAGAGCGGATTTAGCGAAGGAAGCATGGGCCTTGGCCAACGGGTCGGGAAAGCAGATCAACGAAGCGAAGTCCGACGAATTCTTGGTATTGGGAACAGGATCGCAAGCCACCTTGGATTTGGTTTCGACGATTGTCCAACGGCAACTCAAAGTCGTGGATTCGGTTATGCCAGCCAAAGGTGACGGCACGTACTATCGAGGACGCGCGACGGTGTTTGTGTTCCCCAGGCGATACGACTACAGCGAATTCGCAAAAATGGTAGAGCAGCGGAGCATCCCAACCGGTTGGACAAGCCATTGGTCGTACGATGGAATCAACGCTTATGTCGCAGTGGTAGTTGGTGAAAACGATGACGAAGCAACGATTGAAAGTCGCTTGCTCGCCCCGTTGACCAGTCTTGCCGTGGCCACTCAAGGCTCGGATCTTCCTCGATGGCTCGCCGAAGGCGTTGGTGTTGTTACTGCGATGCGAAAAGCAAAGCTCAGTCGCGATGATCGACGGAAAATCGAAATGGAAACTCAGCAGGCTGTAATGTCCGCCGAGAATGCCAAGCAATTCTTGGAGGGCAAAATGTCGCCAGAGCAATCGGACCGAGTCGGCGCAGCGATCGCAACCACGTTGCTTGATCGTACTCAGCGAAAGAAGTACGACCAACTGCTAAGGCAGCTAAGTGAGAACGCTCCATTTGACGTCGCATTCACGCAAGCCTTCGGCGTAACCGTAGAAGGCTACGTTGAAGCTTGGTTCCAGTACGCACGCAAGTGA
- a CDS encoding N-acetyltransferase, which yields MSSLACHPVSTFRQRRAFLQLERTLYRDDPNWVPPIWDERKRLCGFKHHPFYIDNKCQAFLATRGSEVVGRIVAIINRDHNERYNEQRGFFGFFESINDRDVAECLFETAGQWLRDQGMTDVRGPVNPSLNYECGLLIKGFDSPPTFLIPHNLEYYGDLIEACGFEKCQDLFSYDAHMDTLEDLDPKLMFVINEATKRFNVECRPIDRKRFKKDVRSFLEIYNLSLQQTWGYVPMSEAEIDHQSASLKYLIVPELTSIAEIDGKPVGAGFGLLDYNQIIRKIDGKIFPFGWISLLKDKRKIDRLRLISTNVLPEYQKWGLGLVTLARILPDAITFGIQVGEFSWVLESNSLSRGTIERGGAKRTKVHRIYDKSLIQK from the coding sequence ATGAGTTCATTGGCATGCCATCCCGTTTCTACGTTTCGACAACGGCGAGCCTTTCTACAGCTTGAACGAACACTTTATCGCGACGACCCGAATTGGGTGCCGCCGATCTGGGACGAACGCAAGCGACTTTGTGGATTCAAGCACCACCCTTTCTATATTGACAACAAGTGCCAGGCTTTTTTGGCGACTCGAGGCTCTGAAGTTGTGGGGCGAATCGTTGCGATCATCAATCGCGATCACAACGAACGCTACAACGAACAGCGCGGCTTCTTCGGATTTTTTGAATCGATCAACGACCGTGACGTTGCGGAGTGTCTCTTTGAAACCGCTGGCCAATGGTTGCGTGATCAAGGCATGACGGACGTTCGCGGTCCGGTCAATCCGAGCCTTAATTACGAATGCGGTTTGTTGATCAAAGGATTTGATTCGCCGCCGACGTTTTTGATTCCTCACAATCTCGAATACTACGGCGACCTCATCGAGGCGTGCGGATTTGAAAAATGCCAAGATCTATTCAGCTACGACGCGCACATGGACACGCTCGAAGACTTGGACCCCAAACTGATGTTTGTCATCAACGAAGCGACCAAACGATTTAATGTCGAGTGTCGTCCCATCGATCGCAAGCGTTTCAAGAAGGATGTCCGGTCGTTCTTAGAAATCTACAACCTCTCGCTCCAACAAACTTGGGGCTATGTGCCAATGAGCGAAGCGGAAATTGATCATCAAAGCGCTTCGCTGAAGTACTTGATCGTCCCAGAACTAACCAGCATTGCCGAGATCGACGGCAAACCGGTGGGAGCTGGTTTCGGGTTACTCGACTACAACCAAATCATCAGAAAGATTGATGGGAAGATCTTCCCATTCGGCTGGATCAGTTTGCTAAAAGACAAACGTAAGATCGACCGCTTGCGTCTGATCAGCACGAATGTGCTGCCCGAATACCAGAAGTGGGGACTTGGTCTCGTCACGTTGGCACGGATCCTGCCCGACGCGATCACGTTTGGGATTCAGGTCGGCGAGTTCTCGTGGGTGCTCGAAAGTAACTCGCTTTCGCGAGGCACGATCGAACGAGGCGGGGCAAAACGTACGAAAGTTCACCGGATTTACGACAAATCGTTGATTCAGAAATAA
- a CDS encoding response regulator transcription factor: protein MPHNKEIIQDMLEQVKTRQVYLVDDSPEEIQFVERICESVGVKVRSFSSAESFLDAMDSIKGGCVLIDMLMPGMNGLSLFEAIKDQDSSLTCILMTGFGDTASCRAAFRAGIFDFIEKDAGPREFLDVIERAFDHAESISDRTSGTADTPAEWEVLTQREKEVAEQLVHGFTLKKIASILGITVQTASKHRSRVFDKLGVASEVELLKSKIVIRAAS, encoded by the coding sequence ATGCCCCACAACAAAGAGATCATTCAAGACATGTTGGAGCAAGTAAAAACTCGCCAGGTCTATCTTGTCGATGATAGCCCCGAGGAAATTCAGTTCGTTGAACGCATCTGTGAATCCGTAGGTGTAAAGGTTCGATCATTCAGTTCCGCAGAATCTTTTCTCGATGCGATGGATTCAATTAAAGGCGGATGCGTATTAATCGATATGTTGATGCCGGGCATGAATGGGTTGTCGTTGTTTGAAGCCATTAAGGATCAAGACTCATCGCTGACCTGTATTCTGATGACCGGCTTTGGTGATACAGCGTCATGTCGAGCGGCATTTCGCGCAGGGATCTTTGATTTTATCGAAAAGGACGCTGGACCAAGGGAGTTCCTGGATGTGATCGAGCGTGCTTTTGACCACGCCGAGTCAATCAGCGATCGCACATCTGGCACCGCAGACACCCCCGCAGAATGGGAAGTGCTGACGCAACGAGAGAAGGAAGTCGCTGAGCAATTGGTGCATGGATTCACGCTGAAGAAAATCGCATCGATCTTGGGTATCACTGTTCAGACTGCGTCCAAGCACCGAAGTCGTGTCTTTGACAAGTTGGGCGTAGCAAGCGAAGTCGAATTGCTAAAGTCAAAGATTGTCATACGTGCTGCTTCCTGA
- a CDS encoding hydroxypyruvate isomerase family protein: MTDQTPSSPNNRGEKISRRNVMAAAGIAAASVVSTAKGQEANPAAGGETQNAPITVDAKSGRLKQSVCKWCFPKMELDPFAAEVAKLGMVGIDLLSPAEFETVKKHGLVCTMVSSHSLANGLCDPKFHDDCLKEMNTAIEATSKEGWRNVICFSGNARGISTKQGMKNCVEALKKIVPVAEKANVILNMELLNSKVNHPDYMCDNSKWGIELVKQVGSDNFKLLYDIYHMQIMEGDIIRTIQDSHQFFGHYHTAGNPGRHELDDTQELLYPPIAKAIADTGFDGYFAHEFLPVRDPIAGLTSAVQQCIV, encoded by the coding sequence ATGACCGACCAAACCCCTTCCTCACCAAACAATCGCGGCGAAAAAATCAGTCGACGCAATGTCATGGCCGCCGCCGGCATCGCCGCAGCATCGGTTGTGTCCACAGCCAAAGGGCAGGAAGCCAATCCAGCCGCTGGTGGCGAGACTCAAAACGCGCCTATCACCGTCGATGCTAAATCCGGCCGCCTCAAGCAATCGGTTTGCAAATGGTGCTTTCCCAAAATGGAACTTGACCCCTTCGCTGCCGAAGTTGCGAAGCTCGGAATGGTGGGCATTGATTTGCTTTCACCAGCGGAATTCGAAACCGTCAAGAAGCACGGCCTTGTTTGCACAATGGTAAGTTCGCACTCGCTTGCCAATGGATTGTGCGATCCAAAGTTTCATGACGATTGTCTCAAAGAAATGAACACGGCCATCGAGGCCACTTCCAAGGAAGGTTGGCGCAACGTGATCTGCTTCAGCGGAAACGCTCGCGGCATCAGTACGAAGCAGGGAATGAAGAACTGCGTCGAGGCTCTCAAGAAAATCGTTCCCGTTGCTGAAAAAGCTAACGTGATCCTCAACATGGAATTGCTCAACAGCAAAGTGAATCACCCCGATTACATGTGCGACAACAGCAAATGGGGCATTGAGTTGGTCAAACAAGTCGGTAGCGATAATTTTAAGTTGCTGTACGACATTTATCACATGCAGATCATGGAGGGTGACATTATCCGCACCATCCAAGACAGCCACCAATTCTTTGGCCATTACCACACTGCGGGCAATCCCGGTCGTCATGAACTCGACGACACGCAGGAATTACTGTACCCACCGATTGCAAAGGCAATTGCGGACACCGGTTTCGATGGCTACTTTGCTCACGAATTCCTACCGGTCCGTGATCCAATTGCTGGACTCACAAGCGCCGTTCAACAGTGCATTGTTTAG